A window from Tautonia rosea encodes these proteins:
- the argF gene encoding ornithine carbamoyltransferase — translation MPRHFIELFDLKADEVRLLLDQAIALKREGNRGLRSPRLAGQMLGLVFDKPSMRTRISFETAMTHLGGSSIYMTGKDVGIGVREPVTDFARVISQYVDALAVRTFSQDLIEELAQHAEIPIINALTDSDHPCQAMSDLLTIREACGGLEGVTLAFVGDGNNVARSLAVASALSGMRFILACPNGYAFPDDFRRRFATQFPGVPLEETHDPADAVSAADVVYTDVWTSMGQEDEAEIRCKTFEPYRVDAALMSQARPNAIFLHCLPAHRGEEVTAEVIDGPQSLVVPQAANRLHFQKALLLHLMEGEGTPGGNRG, via the coding sequence ATGCCCCGTCATTTCATCGAGTTGTTCGACCTCAAGGCCGACGAGGTTCGGCTCTTGCTCGACCAGGCGATCGCGTTGAAGCGAGAAGGGAATCGCGGCCTGCGCTCCCCTCGGCTGGCCGGCCAGATGCTCGGCCTGGTCTTTGACAAGCCGTCGATGCGCACCCGAATCTCATTCGAGACGGCGATGACCCATCTGGGCGGTTCGTCCATCTACATGACCGGCAAGGATGTGGGGATCGGAGTTCGGGAACCTGTGACCGACTTTGCTCGGGTCATCAGCCAGTATGTCGATGCGCTGGCCGTACGGACCTTCTCGCAGGATCTCATCGAAGAACTGGCCCAACATGCCGAAATTCCGATCATCAACGCACTGACCGACTCGGATCACCCATGCCAGGCCATGAGCGACCTCCTGACGATCCGCGAGGCATGCGGCGGTCTGGAAGGAGTGACCTTGGCGTTCGTGGGAGACGGAAACAACGTGGCCCGATCGCTCGCGGTGGCCTCCGCCCTGAGCGGAATGCGCTTCATCCTGGCCTGCCCGAACGGGTATGCCTTCCCCGACGACTTCCGGCGCCGGTTCGCCACTCAGTTCCCCGGCGTCCCTCTTGAGGAAACCCACGATCCGGCCGACGCCGTCTCGGCCGCTGATGTGGTATACACCGACGTCTGGACCAGTATGGGGCAGGAAGATGAGGCGGAGATCCGCTGCAAGACCTTCGAGCCGTATCGGGTCGATGCGGCCTTGATGAGCCAGGCGCGACCGAACGCAATCTTCCTCCACTGTCTGCCCGCACACCGGGGAGAAGAAGTGACCGCTGAGGTGATCGACGGGCCGCAAAGCCTTGTCGTTCCCCAGGCCGCAAACCGCTTGCACTTCCAAAAAGCGTTGCTCTTGCACCTGATGGAGGGAGAGGGCACGCCTGGAGGCAACCGGGGTTGA
- a CDS encoding aspartate aminotransferase family protein, translating to MAHVSHPSSAETIEQFDRYVIGNYRRFPVSLVRGEGSHIWDAEGNRYLDLFPGWGCNVLGHCPPRVVEAVRDQVGTLIHVPNTWYMEAQGAFAQALSERSFGGQCFFCNSGAEANEAAIKLARLHGSKSNRSTIITMTHGFHGRTFAALSATAQPKYHEGCGPMLPGFKYIPYNDLAAASDAIDEQTAAVLVEPIQGEGGVNIPSSGYLAGLRKLCSDRGALLMLDEVQTGLGRTGSWFAYQHANITPDVLTCAKALAGGVACGVMIASTEVAPSLRPGMHASTFGGNPIACRAGLATIETIEVEGLLERGPQIGQRFRSHFERLRTERPDLIREIRTQGVMIGVELTVDASPVVSGCLERRVLINATQGTVVRLLPSLTLTDEQLDDGFEVIAEVIRELRS from the coding sequence GTGGCCCACGTTTCCCACCCCAGTTCGGCCGAAACGATCGAGCAGTTCGACCGCTACGTGATCGGCAACTACCGCCGCTTCCCGGTCAGCCTGGTGCGCGGCGAAGGCTCGCACATCTGGGACGCCGAGGGGAACCGATACCTCGACCTTTTTCCCGGATGGGGCTGCAACGTGCTCGGCCACTGCCCTCCCCGGGTGGTGGAGGCAGTCCGTGATCAGGTGGGCACCCTGATCCACGTGCCGAACACCTGGTACATGGAGGCTCAGGGGGCGTTTGCCCAGGCCCTTTCAGAGCGATCGTTCGGCGGCCAGTGCTTCTTCTGCAACAGCGGGGCTGAGGCGAACGAAGCGGCCATCAAGCTCGCCCGCCTGCACGGGTCGAAGTCGAACCGGTCGACAATCATCACCATGACCCACGGCTTCCACGGCCGGACCTTCGCTGCACTATCGGCGACCGCCCAGCCGAAGTACCACGAAGGTTGCGGGCCGATGTTGCCCGGCTTCAAGTACATTCCTTACAACGACCTAGCCGCCGCGTCCGACGCCATCGACGAACAGACGGCAGCCGTCCTGGTCGAGCCGATCCAGGGGGAAGGGGGAGTCAATATCCCGTCTTCCGGCTACCTGGCAGGTCTCCGCAAACTCTGCAGCGATCGCGGTGCCTTGCTCATGCTCGATGAGGTCCAGACCGGGCTCGGACGGACCGGAAGCTGGTTCGCCTATCAACATGCGAACATCACGCCCGACGTGCTGACCTGCGCCAAGGCTCTGGCCGGCGGCGTCGCCTGTGGCGTGATGATCGCCTCGACCGAGGTCGCTCCCTCGCTGCGACCCGGAATGCACGCGAGCACCTTCGGAGGCAACCCGATCGCCTGCCGGGCAGGCCTGGCAACGATTGAGACGATCGAGGTCGAAGGCCTTCTCGAGCGCGGCCCGCAGATTGGGCAGCGATTCCGATCCCACTTCGAACGCCTCCGAACCGAGCGGCCGGACTTGATCCGGGAGATCCGAACCCAGGGGGTGATGATCGGTGTTGAGCTGACGGTCGATGCCTCTCCCGTCGTCTCCGGATGCCTGGAGCGCCGCGTGTTGATCAACGCAACCCAGGGAACCGTCGTCCGCCTCTTGCCGTCGCTGACGCTGACCGACGAGCAACTGGACGACGGGTTCGAGGTCATCGCCGAGGTCATCCGCGAACTGCGATCCTGA
- the argB gene encoding acetylglutamate kinase, whose translation MCRGLSVVHEEAIRKADVLIEALGYIRKFHNRFTVIKLGGSVMEEPETLRALLVDVVFMQTVGLRPVVVHGGGKAISAAMQKAGLEPKFVQGRRYTDEATLGIVADVLIDGVNADTVRHINKYGGRAAALHPRTTCCLLGTRMSLSGDDQAPIDLGRVGEVVDVDTMTIENLCLAGIVPVLPSLAICQEDHGLLNVNADTAAAAVARHLKAEKLVFLTDMPGILRDRNDPDSLIEGLTPDGCRTLIEQGIIDRGMIPKVDACLESLEAGVRKVHIIDGRLPHALLLEIFTDRGIGTEIASAGASRRVPLATASAR comes from the coding sequence ATGTGTCGAGGGCTCAGCGTGGTGCATGAGGAAGCGATCCGCAAGGCCGACGTCTTGATTGAGGCATTGGGCTACATCCGCAAGTTCCATAACCGGTTCACCGTCATCAAGTTGGGCGGATCGGTGATGGAGGAGCCGGAGACGTTGCGAGCCTTGCTGGTCGATGTGGTCTTCATGCAAACCGTCGGCTTGCGTCCGGTGGTGGTGCATGGCGGCGGCAAGGCGATCTCAGCAGCGATGCAAAAGGCGGGCCTGGAACCGAAGTTCGTTCAAGGGCGGCGATACACCGACGAGGCCACGCTGGGGATCGTCGCCGACGTGCTGATCGATGGCGTCAATGCCGACACCGTGCGCCACATCAACAAATACGGTGGCCGGGCCGCGGCATTACACCCCCGGACAACCTGCTGTCTGCTTGGGACTCGAATGAGCCTCAGCGGCGACGATCAGGCCCCGATCGACCTGGGGCGGGTGGGCGAGGTCGTGGACGTCGACACCATGACCATCGAGAACCTTTGCCTGGCCGGGATTGTGCCGGTCTTGCCCTCGCTGGCCATTTGCCAGGAGGATCACGGTCTCTTGAATGTCAACGCCGACACCGCCGCGGCAGCCGTCGCCCGGCATCTGAAGGCCGAGAAACTGGTGTTTCTGACCGACATGCCAGGCATTTTGCGTGATCGAAACGATCCGGACAGCCTGATCGAAGGGCTCACGCCTGACGGTTGCCGTACGTTGATTGAACAGGGGATCATTGATCGAGGGATGATTCCGAAGGTCGACGCGTGCCTGGAAAGCCTGGAAGCAGGGGTGCGCAAGGTCCACATCATCGACGGGCGCTTGCCGCACGCTTTGCTCCTCGAAATTTTCACCGACCGAGGAATCGGGACCGAGATTGCCTCGGCAGGAGCCAGCCGTCGAGTTCCGTTGGCAACCGCCTCGGCCCGATAG
- the metH gene encoding methionine synthase, which translates to MSHAERIDTKAILEELLAQRVLVLDGAMGTMIQTYSLTEEDFRGERFRDHPKDLKGCNDLLSITRPDVIAAIHRAYLDAGADIIETNTFVANRLTMENYGLQDHCVEINRAAAELARRVADEVTALNPDKPRFVAGSLGPTDKTASISPKVEDPGYRGVTFDQLVDAYTEAVEGLIAGGVDILFPETSFDTLNMKACLYAIDQYFERHGIRLPVMVSGTITDKSGRTLSGQTIEAFWHSVSHMDLLSVGINCALGADELRPHLEALANVATCYVSSHPNAGMPDGFGNFDDPPEHMAEVIGEFARNGWLNIIGGCCGTTPEYIRQIALAVEGAKPRVRPKSKHWTSLSGQEPLTIRPDSGFIMIGERTNITGSRKFARLIREENYDEALAVAREQVEGGANILDVNMDEGLIDGPKAMARFLNLLAAEPDIARIPVMIDSSDFKVIEAGLRCCQGKAIVNSISLKEGEEKFLEQARIVRRFGAAVVVMAFDETGQAVDKENKVAICERAYALLTEEVGFPPEDIIFDTNILTVGTGIEEHNNYAVEFIEAVRELKQRLPLAKTSGGVSNVSFSYRGNNTVREAMNAAFLYHAIRAGLDMGIVNPSQLEVYEEIAPELREKVEDVLLNRHPDAADRLTEFAESVKDAGKKTAAQDLSWREASVAKRIEHALIKGIVDFIEEDAEEARQHLGSPLKVIEGPLMDGMNVVGDLFGAGKMFLPQVVKSARVMKKAVAYLTPFMEEEKRLAGGVQVRGKILMATVKGDVHDIGKNIVGVVLGCNDYEVIDLGVMCPSEKILAEAKKHGVDVIGLSGLITPSLDEMVHVAKEMQREGFTIPLLIGGATTSPKHTAVKIAPAYNNPVVHVKDASRSVGVVERLSRKDESRKEYVDQIQAAQEQERQSFTKRRERNLVPYAEALRRRFPTDWAAVDLPRPEFFGQKIIEEMPLADLVPFIDWSPFFSTWELKGKYPKIFEDPYVGSEARDLFDKAQAMLAELIKNGELKARAVYGFFPANSEGDDIIIYSDEQRSAEVFRFHCLRQQWQRQGQEHFRSLADYIAPIESGRLDAIGAFAVTAGLGIDPIVSRFEADHDDYNAIMVKALADRFAEAFAESLHRQARIDWGFGRSEHLSNDDLIDEKYRGIRPAPGYPACPDHTEKGTLWKLLDVEAATGIRLTESFAMWPAASVSGLYFAHPEARYFAVDMITRDQVEDYARRKGMTLAAAERWLAPNLAYDPD; encoded by the coding sequence ATGTCCCATGCCGAGCGTATCGACACCAAAGCCATCCTGGAAGAACTGCTCGCCCAGCGCGTCCTGGTGCTCGACGGCGCAATGGGAACCATGATCCAGACCTACTCCTTGACGGAGGAGGACTTCCGGGGCGAGCGCTTCCGCGACCATCCGAAGGATCTGAAGGGCTGCAACGATCTGCTCTCGATCACCCGTCCCGACGTCATCGCCGCGATCCATCGCGCCTATCTCGACGCCGGGGCCGACATCATCGAGACGAATACCTTCGTCGCTAACCGTCTGACGATGGAGAACTACGGGCTCCAGGATCACTGCGTCGAGATCAACCGCGCGGCCGCCGAACTCGCTCGCCGCGTCGCCGACGAGGTCACGGCCCTGAACCCCGACAAGCCCCGCTTCGTCGCTGGCTCGCTCGGACCGACCGACAAAACCGCTTCCATCTCCCCAAAGGTCGAAGATCCGGGCTACCGAGGCGTGACCTTCGACCAGCTTGTTGACGCCTACACCGAGGCCGTCGAGGGGCTGATCGCGGGCGGGGTCGACATCCTCTTCCCCGAAACGAGCTTCGACACGCTGAACATGAAGGCGTGCCTGTACGCCATCGACCAGTACTTCGAACGTCACGGCATCCGTCTGCCGGTGATGGTCTCAGGGACGATCACCGATAAGAGCGGTCGCACCCTCTCAGGGCAGACGATCGAGGCCTTCTGGCACTCCGTCTCGCACATGGATCTTCTCTCGGTCGGGATCAACTGCGCCCTTGGTGCCGATGAACTGCGACCGCACCTTGAAGCCCTGGCCAACGTCGCCACCTGTTATGTCAGCTCGCACCCGAACGCCGGAATGCCCGACGGCTTCGGCAACTTCGACGACCCCCCCGAGCACATGGCCGAGGTCATCGGCGAATTCGCCCGCAATGGCTGGCTGAACATCATCGGCGGCTGCTGCGGCACGACCCCGGAATACATCCGTCAGATCGCCCTGGCCGTCGAAGGGGCCAAGCCCCGCGTTCGTCCCAAATCAAAGCACTGGACGAGCCTCTCCGGTCAGGAACCGTTGACGATCCGCCCCGACAGCGGATTCATCATGATCGGCGAGCGGACGAACATCACCGGCTCCCGCAAGTTCGCCCGTCTCATTCGAGAGGAAAACTACGACGAGGCCCTCGCCGTCGCCCGGGAACAGGTCGAGGGCGGCGCGAACATCCTCGACGTGAACATGGACGAAGGGCTGATCGACGGCCCAAAGGCCATGGCCCGATTCCTCAACCTCCTGGCCGCTGAGCCCGACATCGCCCGCATCCCGGTGATGATCGACAGCTCCGACTTCAAGGTCATCGAGGCCGGACTCCGCTGCTGCCAGGGCAAGGCGATCGTCAACTCGATCAGCCTGAAGGAAGGGGAGGAGAAATTCCTCGAACAGGCTCGGATCGTCCGACGCTTCGGCGCGGCCGTTGTCGTCATGGCCTTCGACGAAACCGGCCAGGCCGTCGACAAGGAGAACAAGGTCGCCATCTGCGAACGGGCCTACGCGCTTCTGACCGAAGAGGTCGGATTTCCCCCTGAAGATATCATCTTCGATACCAACATCCTCACCGTTGGCACGGGGATCGAGGAGCACAACAACTACGCAGTCGAGTTCATCGAGGCCGTCCGCGAACTGAAACAGCGTCTCCCCCTGGCCAAGACCTCCGGCGGCGTCTCCAACGTCTCCTTCTCCTACCGAGGCAACAATACCGTCCGCGAGGCGATGAACGCCGCCTTCCTCTACCATGCCATTCGCGCCGGGCTCGACATGGGGATCGTCAATCCCAGCCAGCTCGAAGTCTACGAGGAAATTGCCCCCGAACTCCGCGAGAAGGTCGAGGACGTTCTTCTTAACCGGCACCCCGACGCCGCCGACCGCCTCACCGAATTCGCCGAGTCGGTCAAGGATGCCGGAAAGAAGACGGCTGCCCAGGATCTTTCCTGGCGCGAGGCCTCGGTCGCCAAGCGGATCGAACATGCCTTGATTAAAGGCATTGTTGATTTTATTGAGGAAGACGCCGAGGAGGCCCGCCAGCACCTCGGCTCCCCTTTGAAGGTCATTGAAGGCCCTTTGATGGATGGCATGAACGTCGTCGGCGACCTGTTCGGCGCCGGCAAGATGTTCCTGCCTCAGGTCGTCAAGTCGGCCCGTGTGATGAAAAAGGCCGTGGCGTATCTCACCCCCTTCATGGAGGAGGAAAAACGCCTCGCCGGAGGGGTGCAGGTCCGCGGCAAGATTCTCATGGCGACGGTGAAAGGGGACGTCCACGACATCGGAAAGAACATCGTCGGCGTCGTCCTCGGCTGCAACGATTACGAGGTGATCGACCTCGGCGTCATGTGCCCGAGTGAAAAGATTCTTGCTGAAGCTAAGAAACATGGTGTGGACGTGATCGGCCTCTCCGGCCTGATTACCCCCTCACTCGACGAGATGGTCCACGTCGCCAAGGAAATGCAGCGCGAGGGGTTCACCATCCCCTTGTTAATTGGCGGCGCGACGACCAGCCCAAAGCATACGGCCGTCAAGATTGCCCCGGCTTATAACAACCCGGTCGTTCACGTCAAGGACGCCTCCCGATCCGTCGGGGTCGTTGAGCGTCTCAGTCGTAAGGACGAATCTCGCAAGGAATACGTCGATCAGATTCAGGCCGCCCAGGAACAGGAACGGCAATCTTTCACCAAGCGTCGCGAACGGAACCTCGTCCCTTACGCCGAGGCCCTCCGCCGCCGCTTCCCGACTGACTGGGCGGCCGTCGACCTTCCCCGCCCGGAATTCTTCGGCCAAAAGATCATCGAGGAGATGCCGCTGGCCGACCTGGTCCCATTCATCGACTGGTCCCCTTTCTTCTCCACCTGGGAGCTCAAAGGGAAATATCCGAAGATCTTCGAAGATCCTTATGTTGGCTCGGAGGCCCGCGACCTATTCGACAAGGCACAGGCCATGCTCGCCGAACTGATCAAGAACGGTGAGCTCAAGGCCCGAGCCGTCTACGGCTTCTTCCCTGCCAATTCCGAAGGAGATGACATTATCATCTATTCGGATGAACAGCGATCTGCCGAAGTGTTCCGGTTCCATTGCCTCCGCCAGCAATGGCAGCGCCAGGGGCAGGAGCATTTCCGCTCACTGGCCGACTACATCGCCCCGATCGAGTCGGGTCGGTTGGATGCGATTGGAGCCTTTGCCGTCACCGCCGGCCTCGGGATCGACCCGATTGTCTCTCGCTTCGAGGCCGACCACGACGACTACAACGCCATCATGGTCAAGGCCCTCGCCGATCGCTTCGCCGAGGCCTTTGCCGAATCGCTCCACCGACAGGCCCGAATCGACTGGGGCTTCGGCCGGTCCGAGCACCTTTCGAACGACGACCTGATCGACGAGAAGTACCGCGGCATCCGTCCTGCGCCCGGCTATCCGGCATGCCCTGACCACACCGAGAAGGGCACGCTCTGGAAACTGCTCGACGTCGAGGCCGCCACCGGAATTCGTCTGACCGAGAGTTTCGCCATGTGGCCCGCTGCCTCAGTCTCCGGCCTCTATTTTGCTCATCCCGAGGCCCGCTACTTCGCCGTCGACATGATCACCCGAGACCAGGTCGAGGACTACGCCCGACGCAAGGGGATGACCCTCGCCGCGGCCGAACGCTGGCTCGCACCTAACCTGGCGTACGACCCGGATTGA
- the fusA gene encoding elongation factor G yields the protein MASGSYHIEDIRNIALAGHGASAKTSLADALLFAAGLAPRRGSVDEGTSLLDVDDEEKRRHFSIDSHLIHLDWEGKQIHLIDSPGYPDFIGSALGALSAVENVLITVSAPVGIEVNTRRLFLEAGRLGRGRFIALTKMDADNVDYVKDLESIRETFGPECVPFNVPIGVGADFKGVVDVLNPPAEVPDGCVMSPDEAARIVIEQIVDEDEELTNRYLEGESIAIDELRKAAHDGILRGHIVPVVCLCSKNDIGIKELLELLATCGLSPADIHRFGFPAQPGSIEADASTPHEDGEEEVEIDPKEDGDLVAQVFKTAIDPFMGKLSFMRIISGKLTPDTPLVNLRTGKANKPGHLYVVQGKQHEEVSEAIAGDIVAVAKFEDLHISDTVTNGGNHSAPHVVLKPINFPTPMVPRAVEPKAREDEAKIAASLAKIAEEDPTFTYRRDEQTHELIINGMSDLHLDVILQRLKNRYKLDVETHIPHVPYLETIGGAADADYRHKKQTGGRGQFAEVHLRIRPLERGEGFKFVDAVKGGVIPNNFIPAVEKGCREQMEKGVISGNRVVDVEVEVHFGKYHDVDSSEAAFKIASASAFRKAFEQARPALLEPVVSMEVTVPGEKFGDVSADLSTRRGHITGMDALPGGLQIIKATVPLAEVLSYSSTLKSMTGGQGSYVLEFHSYQPVPAHVQQQIVDKYQKSRAGVEEE from the coding sequence ATGGCATCGGGCTCGTATCACATCGAAGACATTCGCAATATCGCCCTGGCAGGACACGGGGCGTCGGCCAAGACCAGCCTCGCCGACGCCCTGCTTTTTGCGGCTGGACTGGCCCCCCGGCGCGGGTCGGTCGACGAAGGGACGAGCTTGCTCGACGTCGACGATGAAGAAAAGCGCCGGCATTTCTCGATCGATAGCCACCTGATCCACCTGGATTGGGAAGGCAAGCAGATTCACCTGATCGACTCTCCCGGCTACCCCGATTTCATCGGAAGCGCATTGGGGGCACTCTCGGCGGTCGAAAACGTGTTGATCACGGTGTCGGCGCCAGTCGGGATTGAGGTCAACACGCGTCGGTTGTTTTTGGAGGCCGGTCGGCTCGGCCGAGGGCGGTTCATCGCACTGACGAAGATGGACGCCGACAATGTCGATTATGTCAAGGACCTGGAATCGATCCGGGAGACGTTCGGGCCGGAGTGCGTGCCGTTCAACGTGCCGATCGGCGTCGGAGCCGACTTCAAGGGAGTTGTCGATGTGTTGAACCCCCCGGCCGAGGTGCCGGACGGGTGCGTCATGTCGCCGGACGAGGCCGCCCGGATTGTCATCGAGCAGATTGTCGATGAAGACGAGGAGTTGACCAATCGGTATCTCGAAGGAGAGTCGATTGCCATCGACGAGCTGCGCAAAGCGGCCCACGACGGCATCCTCCGAGGACACATCGTGCCGGTTGTCTGCCTTTGCAGCAAGAATGACATCGGCATCAAGGAACTGCTGGAACTGCTGGCAACCTGCGGCCTGAGCCCGGCGGACATCCACCGCTTCGGCTTCCCGGCCCAGCCGGGCTCCATCGAGGCTGACGCCTCGACCCCGCACGAGGACGGGGAAGAGGAAGTGGAAATCGACCCGAAGGAAGACGGCGATCTGGTCGCGCAGGTCTTCAAGACGGCGATCGACCCATTCATGGGCAAGCTCAGCTTCATGCGAATCATCTCCGGCAAGCTGACGCCGGACACCCCGCTGGTGAACCTCCGGACCGGGAAGGCCAACAAGCCAGGCCACCTCTACGTGGTCCAAGGCAAGCAGCACGAGGAGGTGAGCGAGGCGATTGCCGGCGACATCGTCGCGGTGGCAAAGTTCGAAGATCTTCATATCTCCGACACCGTGACCAACGGCGGAAACCATAGCGCTCCGCACGTGGTGCTCAAGCCGATCAACTTCCCGACCCCAATGGTCCCCCGGGCGGTCGAACCGAAGGCCCGCGAGGACGAGGCGAAGATTGCCGCCAGCCTGGCGAAGATCGCTGAGGAAGACCCAACCTTCACCTATCGCCGAGACGAGCAAACGCATGAACTGATTATCAACGGAATGAGCGACCTGCACCTTGACGTGATCTTGCAACGGCTGAAGAACCGCTACAAGCTTGACGTCGAGACGCACATTCCGCACGTGCCCTACCTGGAGACGATCGGCGGTGCCGCAGACGCAGACTACCGGCACAAGAAGCAGACCGGAGGCCGAGGTCAGTTTGCCGAGGTTCACCTCCGCATTCGTCCGCTCGAACGCGGCGAAGGGTTCAAGTTCGTCGATGCCGTCAAGGGGGGAGTCATTCCCAACAACTTTATCCCGGCCGTTGAGAAAGGGTGTCGGGAGCAGATGGAGAAGGGGGTGATCTCCGGGAATCGCGTGGTGGATGTTGAGGTGGAAGTCCACTTCGGAAAATATCACGATGTGGATAGCTCGGAAGCCGCCTTCAAGATTGCCTCGGCCTCGGCCTTCCGCAAGGCGTTTGAACAGGCCAGACCCGCGCTGCTGGAGCCAGTCGTTTCGATGGAAGTGACTGTGCCCGGCGAGAAGTTTGGCGACGTCTCGGCCGACCTTTCGACCCGTCGAGGACATATTACCGGGATGGACGCCTTGCCGGGCGGCCTTCAGATCATCAAGGCGACCGTCCCGCTGGCCGAGGTGCTCTCGTACTCATCGACGCTCAAGAGCATGACGGGCGGACAAGGGTCGTACGTCCTCGAATTCCACTCGTATCAACCTGTACCGGCACACGTGCAGCAGCAAATCGTTGACAAGTACCAGAAGAGCCGTGCTGGAGTGGAGGAGGAGTGA
- the hisA gene encoding 1-(5-phosphoribosyl)-5-[(5-phosphoribosylamino)methylideneamino]imidazole-4-carboxamide isomerase: MQVIPAIDLRGGRCVRLVQGDYDRETVFGEDPAAMAEHWVAEGASRLHLVDLDGAKLGRPANVESVRAILDRVGVPCQLGGGVRDEATLKAWLDAGLERVIVGTQALKDPVWFASMAERYPDRLILGLDAKGGRVATAGWLDVSSVEATSLAEGFDALPLAAIIYTDIARDGMLEGPNLEATGALADRLKTPVIASGGVSTLEDLERLATLPVAGVIVGRALYDGRFRLAEARERAGDRS, from the coding sequence ATGCAAGTCATCCCGGCCATTGATTTGAGAGGGGGCCGCTGTGTCCGCCTCGTTCAGGGAGATTACGACCGGGAGACGGTCTTCGGGGAAGATCCGGCGGCCATGGCCGAGCACTGGGTGGCTGAAGGGGCATCCCGGCTGCACCTGGTCGACCTCGACGGCGCGAAACTGGGCCGACCGGCCAACGTGGAGAGCGTCCGGGCGATCCTTGATCGTGTCGGTGTCCCGTGTCAATTGGGTGGCGGTGTCCGCGACGAAGCGACCCTGAAGGCCTGGCTCGACGCCGGGCTGGAGCGAGTGATCGTTGGCACGCAAGCCCTGAAAGACCCGGTCTGGTTCGCATCGATGGCCGAACGGTACCCCGACCGCCTGATCCTCGGCCTCGACGCCAAGGGGGGGCGAGTGGCGACCGCCGGCTGGCTCGACGTCTCCTCGGTGGAGGCGACGAGCCTGGCCGAAGGCTTCGATGCGCTGCCCCTGGCCGCGATCATCTACACCGACATCGCTCGGGACGGCATGCTCGAAGGGCCGAACCTTGAGGCCACCGGAGCCCTTGCCGATCGCCTGAAGACGCCGGTGATTGCCTCCGGAGGCGTCAGCACCCTGGAGGACCTGGAACGCCTGGCGACCCTGCCCGTTGCGGGCGTGATCGTTGGGCGGGCTCTGTACGACGGTCGTTTCCGGCTTGCTGAAGCTCGGGAACGTGCCGGCGACCGCTCTTAA
- the hisH gene encoding imidazole glycerol phosphate synthase subunit HisH, with the protein MIAIIDYGMGNLRSVQKAIEAVGHEAVVSSDPDFVSKADKVILPGVGAFEDAMAELNRTGLGAAFRDRVAAGAPALGVCLGLQLLFDESFEDGHHQGLGLVSGKVVRFEPKPGLKVPHMGWNILRVRRPAPLLKGLPEEPSVYFVHSYYVEPNDPAVVAAEADYPTPFTAMIWKDNLMACQFHPEKSQTLGLAMYRNFAEL; encoded by the coding sequence ATGATCGCGATTATCGACTACGGAATGGGCAACTTGCGGAGCGTTCAGAAGGCGATCGAGGCCGTCGGGCATGAGGCCGTGGTGTCGAGCGATCCGGACTTCGTGAGCAAGGCCGACAAGGTAATCTTGCCAGGCGTGGGTGCGTTCGAAGACGCAATGGCCGAGTTGAATCGAACCGGCCTGGGAGCCGCGTTCCGTGATCGTGTGGCGGCCGGAGCCCCCGCGCTGGGGGTTTGCCTCGGGTTGCAGCTGCTCTTTGACGAGAGCTTTGAGGACGGCCACCACCAGGGGCTCGGGCTGGTCTCGGGCAAGGTCGTTCGGTTCGAACCGAAGCCGGGCCTGAAGGTCCCCCACATGGGTTGGAACATCTTGCGCGTGCGTCGTCCCGCACCCTTGTTGAAGGGATTGCCGGAGGAGCCGTCGGTCTATTTCGTGCATTCCTACTACGTCGAGCCCAACGATCCGGCGGTCGTGGCTGCCGAGGCGGACTACCCGACCCCATTCACGGCGATGATCTGGAAAGACAACCTGATGGCTTGCCAGTTTCACCCGGAGAAGAGCCAGACCCTTGGGCTGGCGATGTATCGGAACTTCGCCGAGCTGTGA
- a CDS encoding DUF1049 domain-containing protein yields MSTPYKRRKPSLIRNFWLYRYVIAIAFVLGVLLWFVVINNARVEVSFPFGMGSLSSSTGIIILLSAMAGSMLTMMAMGVLYALRRLKAGVESAEFEKDSVTFDDELPPSDYASKAPEGFDQSPWSDRS; encoded by the coding sequence ATGTCCACGCCTTACAAACGTCGCAAGCCGTCATTGATCCGCAACTTCTGGCTCTATCGCTACGTCATTGCCATTGCGTTCGTGCTGGGAGTCTTGCTCTGGTTCGTAGTCATCAACAATGCCCGAGTCGAGGTCTCGTTTCCGTTTGGAATGGGTTCGCTGAGTAGTTCGACCGGGATCATTATTCTGCTGAGCGCGATGGCAGGGTCCATGCTGACGATGATGGCAATGGGTGTGCTATATGCCCTCCGACGCCTCAAGGCGGGGGTGGAGTCGGCCGAATTTGAGAAAGACAGCGTGACGTTCGATGACGAGCTTCCCCCATCGGATTACGCCTCGAAGGCTCCCGAGGGTTTCGATCAGTCACCCTGGTCGGATCGAAGCTAA